A window of the Leucothrix mucor DSM 2157 genome harbors these coding sequences:
- a CDS encoding GDYXXLXY domain-containing protein → MRKLWVILIGLVVLAVVNYSIYSREMLVTKGDSVILQLAPVDPRSLMQGDYMALRFAVASEAQDQILSSKQINGFVILKPDEKGVGRFVRLDDLSALNNGEVRMRYRLRKGQVKFATNAFFFQEGQAKLFEAARFGEFRVNKGGDSVLVEMRDENLQRIGERSLVE, encoded by the coding sequence ATGCGTAAATTATGGGTGATTTTAATTGGTCTTGTCGTTCTGGCAGTGGTGAATTATTCGATTTATTCACGTGAGATGCTGGTTACCAAAGGTGATAGTGTCATTTTGCAGTTAGCGCCGGTTGATCCGCGCTCGCTAATGCAGGGTGATTATATGGCACTGCGCTTTGCGGTCGCCTCAGAAGCGCAAGATCAAATTCTTAGCAGCAAGCAGATCAATGGCTTTGTGATTCTTAAGCCGGATGAAAAAGGGGTGGGGCGCTTTGTGCGGTTGGATGACCTTTCTGCGTTGAATAATGGCGAAGTGCGGATGCGTTATCGCTTGCGTAAAGGGCAGGTGAAGTTTGCCACCAATGCATTCTTTTTTCAGGAAGGGCAGGCGAAGCTGTTTGAAGCTGCACGCTTTGGCGAGTTTCGGGTGAATAAGGGTGGCGACTCGGTACTGGTTGAAATGCGCGATGAAAATTTGCAGCGCATTGGTGAACGATCGCTGGTTGAATAA